A part of Micromonospora chersina genomic DNA contains:
- a CDS encoding ABC transporter permease, with the protein MVRFLLKRLLLAVSVLLAVSIVSFLMFFALPRDPVTGMCPKNCNAERLERVRTELGLNDPKPTQYANYMKGIFVGRDLGSAQGGECEAPCLGYSYVNSEAVSDTFARVLPVTLNIVLPAAVLWLALGVGLGMISALRRGSLLDRVSIGLTLTFASLQLYFVGALLLLIFVYTLKILPTPRYVPFLDNPVEWARGLVLAWVTLALLFSAIYARLSRAQMLETLSEDFVRTARAKGVAKRKVYGRHALRAAITPIVTIAGIDVGAALGGTVITETTFGIQGLGRTAVEAVRQGDLPTIMATVLISALFVVVANIVVDLLYAYIDPRVRLG; encoded by the coding sequence ATGGTGCGGTTCCTGCTGAAGCGGCTGCTGCTGGCGGTCTCGGTGCTGCTCGCGGTGAGCATCGTCAGCTTCCTCATGTTCTTCGCGCTGCCGCGCGACCCGGTGACCGGCATGTGCCCGAAGAACTGCAACGCCGAACGCCTGGAGCGGGTGCGGACGGAGTTGGGGCTGAACGACCCGAAGCCGACGCAGTACGCCAACTACATGAAGGGCATCTTCGTCGGCCGTGACCTGGGCAGTGCCCAGGGCGGCGAGTGCGAGGCGCCCTGCCTCGGCTACTCGTACGTCAACAGCGAGGCGGTCAGCGACACCTTCGCCCGGGTGCTGCCGGTGACGTTGAACATCGTGCTTCCCGCGGCCGTGCTCTGGCTCGCTCTCGGGGTGGGGCTCGGGATGATATCCGCGCTGCGCCGGGGCTCGCTGCTCGACCGCGTCTCGATCGGACTGACGCTGACCTTCGCCTCGTTGCAGCTCTACTTCGTCGGCGCCCTGCTCTTGCTGATCTTCGTCTACACCCTCAAGATCCTGCCCACGCCGCGGTACGTGCCGTTCCTCGACAACCCGGTGGAGTGGGCGCGCGGGCTGGTGCTGGCCTGGGTGACCCTGGCGCTGCTCTTCTCCGCGATCTACGCCCGGCTGTCCCGGGCGCAGATGCTGGAGACGCTCTCCGAGGACTTCGTCCGCACCGCCCGGGCCAAGGGCGTGGCGAAACGCAAGGTCTACGGCCGGCACGCGCTCCGGGCGGCCATCACGCCGATCGTGACCATCGCCGGCATCGACGTGGGCGCGGCGCTCGGCGGCACGGTCATCACCGAGACGACGTTCGGCATCCAGGGGCTGGGGCGTACCGCCGTGGAGGCGGTCCGCCAGGGGGATCTACCGACCATCATGGCCACCGTGCTGATCTCCGCGCTCTTCGTGGTCGTCGCGAACATCGTGGTCGACCTGCTCTACGCGTACATCGACCCGCGGGTGCGCCTCGGCTGA
- a CDS encoding ABC transporter substrate-binding protein, with translation MRARLATAMGGAMALVVALSACSKNTGDNADNVDTNKPRSGAIATDPKDSLGPAAEVPGAAKGGTFYILRENKISHLDPQRVYSFAGLMGSQLYARFLTTFKDDGKGNVTLVGDLAETPGKNVNNDCKVWEFKIKQGVKFEDGRPITSKEIAYGIARSFDPDLTGGPTYIQEWLADSPQYDTKWNFKANKTSLPPGLSTPDAQTLRFEFNKPRCDLPFAVSLPATAPLPPDKDTGVNLDNQPFSSGPYKFTKITPGVEMVLERNANWDPATDPVRHAYPDKFVWSLGADQATQTNRVLAGTGNDAAAVATGGVPSELIAKVTGDPKLKERMIVAATPNAFHLSINTTRVTDLSVRQAINYAIDRSSITKNLGGPYGAVPLTTLLPPTTLGYKQFDAYPAGESGNPEKAKELLAGKPVNLVLGTGDETWQQETATQVKAALEKAGFTVTIKPIPADGYLDFVKKKSNPWDIWVDSWAADWPSGAAILPVLFDGRAIKAEGNNNTSQLNNDAINAEFDRVLALDPAKQAEEWSKVDEKLMKESAPAVPLYNEVVSVAHGEKAGGLFIGSIFGWPSFVNAYVKQ, from the coding sequence ATGCGAGCAAGACTCGCCACCGCCATGGGCGGTGCGATGGCACTGGTGGTCGCACTCAGTGCATGCAGCAAGAACACCGGCGACAACGCCGACAACGTGGACACCAACAAGCCGCGCAGCGGCGCCATCGCGACCGACCCCAAGGACTCGCTCGGCCCGGCGGCGGAGGTTCCCGGCGCGGCCAAGGGCGGGACCTTCTACATCCTGCGCGAGAACAAGATCTCCCACCTGGACCCCCAGCGGGTCTACTCGTTCGCCGGCCTCATGGGCAGCCAGCTCTACGCCCGGTTCCTCACCACCTTCAAGGACGACGGCAAGGGCAACGTGACCCTGGTCGGCGACCTGGCCGAGACCCCGGGCAAGAACGTCAACAACGACTGCAAGGTCTGGGAGTTCAAGATCAAGCAGGGCGTCAAGTTCGAGGACGGCCGGCCGATCACCTCCAAGGAGATCGCGTACGGCATCGCCCGCTCGTTCGACCCCGACCTGACCGGTGGCCCGACCTACATCCAGGAATGGCTGGCCGACAGCCCGCAGTACGACACCAAGTGGAACTTCAAGGCCAACAAGACCTCGTTGCCGCCGGGCCTCAGCACCCCGGACGCGCAGACGCTGCGCTTCGAGTTCAACAAGCCGCGCTGTGACCTGCCGTTCGCCGTGTCGCTGCCGGCCACCGCGCCGCTGCCGCCGGACAAGGACACCGGCGTCAACCTGGACAACCAGCCGTTCTCGTCCGGCCCCTACAAGTTCACCAAGATCACGCCCGGCGTGGAGATGGTGCTGGAGCGCAACGCGAACTGGGACCCGGCGACCGACCCGGTGCGTCACGCGTACCCGGACAAGTTCGTCTGGTCGCTCGGGGCGGACCAGGCCACCCAGACCAACCGGGTCCTCGCCGGCACCGGCAACGACGCCGCGGCCGTGGCCACCGGCGGTGTGCCGTCCGAGCTGATCGCGAAGGTCACCGGCGACCCCAAGCTCAAGGAGCGGATGATCGTCGCCGCCACGCCGAACGCGTTCCACCTGAGCATCAACACGACCCGGGTCACCGACCTGTCGGTGCGGCAGGCCATCAACTACGCGATCGACCGCAGCAGCATCACCAAGAACCTCGGCGGCCCCTACGGCGCCGTGCCGCTCACCACCCTCCTGCCGCCGACCACGCTCGGCTACAAGCAGTTCGACGCGTACCCGGCCGGTGAGAGCGGCAACCCGGAGAAGGCGAAGGAGCTGCTCGCCGGCAAGCCCGTGAACCTGGTGCTCGGCACCGGCGACGAGACCTGGCAGCAGGAGACCGCCACCCAGGTCAAGGCCGCCCTGGAGAAGGCCGGCTTCACCGTCACCATCAAGCCCATCCCTGCGGACGGCTACCTCGACTTCGTGAAGAAGAAGAGCAACCCGTGGGACATCTGGGTCGACTCGTGGGCGGCCGACTGGCCCAGCGGCGCGGCGATCCTGCCGGTGCTCTTCGACGGTCGCGCCATCAAGGCCGAGGGCAACAACAACACCTCCCAGCTCAACAACGACGCCATCAACGCCGAGTTCGACCGGGTGCTCGCGCTCGACCCGGCCAAGCAGGCCGAGGAGTGGAGCAAGGTGGACGAGAAGCTCATGAAGGAGTCGGCGCCGGCGGTCCCGCTGTACAACGAGGTCGTCTCCGTCGCGCACGGCGAGAAGGCCGGTGGCCTCTTCATCGGCAGCATCTTCGGCTGGCCCAGCTTCGTGAACGCCTACGTGAAGCAGTGA
- a CDS encoding ABC transporter permease, whose protein sequence is MSLSPVEGVALAEIESSGESPEEKGLVGRSPGQLVWSRLRRDRTALVSGIVLALFIVAAVAAPLLERLYGVSPSQQFGDLLDSTGMPLGYVGGVSGDHWFGLEPGLGRDIFIRMIFGIRTSLLIALGAAVVTTAIGVVLGIVAGYLGGVVDSVIMWVTDVALAMPFLIFALAVVPTFSLRFYGPRDAVPTWFAVATLIVVFAAFGWTGTARLVRGQVVSLREREFVEAARASGAGLGHMLFRQLLPNIWAPILVAFSLAVPSYVTGEAALSFLGVGLPESVPSFGRMIYRSIDYLQTDPAYVFFPGITIFALVLAFNLFGDALRDALDPKSSR, encoded by the coding sequence ATGAGCCTGTCCCCTGTCGAGGGCGTGGCGCTCGCCGAGATCGAGTCCAGCGGTGAGAGCCCCGAGGAGAAGGGACTCGTCGGGCGCTCGCCCGGCCAACTGGTCTGGAGCCGGCTGCGCCGGGACCGCACGGCACTGGTCAGCGGCATCGTGCTGGCACTGTTCATCGTCGCGGCAGTGGCCGCGCCGCTGCTCGAGCGGCTCTACGGGGTGTCGCCGAGTCAGCAGTTCGGCGACCTGCTGGACAGCACCGGCATGCCGCTCGGCTACGTCGGCGGGGTCAGCGGCGACCACTGGTTCGGGCTCGAACCCGGCCTGGGCCGGGACATCTTCATCCGGATGATCTTCGGCATCCGCACCTCGCTGCTGATCGCGCTCGGCGCCGCCGTCGTCACCACGGCGATCGGCGTCGTGCTCGGCATCGTCGCCGGCTACCTGGGCGGCGTGGTCGACTCGGTGATCATGTGGGTCACCGACGTCGCCCTGGCGATGCCGTTCCTCATCTTCGCGTTGGCCGTGGTCCCGACGTTCTCGCTGCGGTTCTACGGTCCCCGGGACGCGGTGCCCACCTGGTTCGCGGTGGCCACGTTGATCGTGGTGTTCGCCGCCTTCGGCTGGACCGGTACGGCGCGGCTCGTCCGCGGGCAGGTGGTGTCGCTGCGCGAGCGGGAGTTCGTCGAGGCCGCCCGGGCCAGTGGCGCCGGGCTCGGCCACATGCTCTTCCGGCAGTTGCTGCCGAACATCTGGGCGCCGATCCTGGTCGCGTTCTCCCTCGCGGTGCCGTCGTACGTGACCGGTGAGGCGGCGCTGTCCTTCCTCGGTGTCGGGCTGCCCGAGTCGGTGCCCAGCTTCGGTCGGATGATCTATCGCAGCATCGACTACCTGCAGACCGACCCGGCGTACGTCTTCTTCCCGGGCATCACCATCTTCGCGCTCGTGCTGGCGTTCAACCTCTTCGGCGACGCGCTGCGCGACGCGCTCGATCCGAAGTCGTCACGGTAA